One part of the Leucoraja erinacea ecotype New England chromosome 17, Leri_hhj_1, whole genome shotgun sequence genome encodes these proteins:
- the irx3a gene encoding iroquois-class homeodomain protein IRX-3a, giving the protein MSFPQLGYQYIAAARPLYPDRQSLSSSRTAGELTASGAASTVLTMYGSPYAAQGYGAFLPYAADLPMFPQLGAQYELKESPNVQHPGFPHHHAAYYPYGQYQFGDPSRPKNATRESTSTLKAWLNEHRKNPYPTKGEKIMLAIITKMTLTQVSTWFANARRRLKKENKMTWTPRNRTDEEGNSYGSEPDMEGEKKEDDEEIDLENIDTENIESKDDEDEQDPDLNLDCKLDGRSDSEISDAFDDLNGSEDGFLKSVVKGSRVAEEKRDDLSPEASGQPSGDQTKNNGERKSPASPAPESGLSMNQKPKIWSLAETATTPDNPRKSPQIGGSPVGSAATSLLGQHRLFACPMGKFQNWTNRTFSHHPLALINSNHFLGLGAAQAAGVPAFCTVREGRSQSAESTVTDRSSALEIEKKLVKTAFQPVQRRPQNQLDAAMVLSALSSA; this is encoded by the exons ATGTCGTTCCCACAACTGGGATATCAGTACATAGCCGCCGCTAGGCCACTCTACCCCGACCGCCAGAGTCTATCGTCGTCTCGGACTGCGGGCGAACTGACTGCGTCCGGCGCTGCCTCCACCGTGTTGACCATGTATGGTTCCCCATATGCGGCACAAGGATACGGCGCCTTCTTGCCTTATGCAGCCGACCTCCCCATGTTCCCTCAACTG GGCGCCCAATACGAACTGAAGGAAAGCCCGAACGTGCAACACCCCGGTTTCCCACACCACCACGCCGCTTACTATCCTTACGGGCAGTACCAGTTCGGGGATCCGTCCAGGCCAAAGAATGCCACCAGGGAAAGTACAAGCACTTTGAAAGCCTGGCTGAACGAGCACAGGAAGAACCCGTACCCAACCAAAGGGGAAAAGATCATGCTGGCTATTATCACCAAAATGACCCTGACCCAAGTGTCTACCTGGTTTGCCAACGCCCGGAGGAGGCTTAAAAAGGAGAACAAGATGACTTGGACTCCGAGGAATCGGACGGACGAAGAGGGCAATTCGTATGGGAGCGAGCCGGACATGGAAGGGGAGAAAAAGGAGGACGATGAGGAAATCGATTTGGAGAATATCGACACGGAGAATATCGAAAGCAAAGATGACGAGGACGAACAGGACCCGGACTTAAACCTGGACTGCAAACTGGACGGCAGAAGCGACTCGGAGATCTCTGACGCCTTTGACGACTTGAACGGTTCAGAGGACGGTTTTCTAAAATCGGTGGTAAAAGGGAGCAGGGTGGCCGAGGAGAAGCGAGACGACCTCTCGCCAGAGGCTTCGGGACAGCCCAGTGGAGACCAGACTAAAAACAACGGCGAGAGGAAAAGCCCCGCGTCCCCCGCGCCCGAAAGCGGGTTGTCGATGaaccagaaaccaaagatctggTCTTTGGCTGAAACCGCCACGACCCCGGACAATCCTCGCAAATCCCCACAAATCGGCGGTTCTCCCGTGGGTTCCGCTGCCACGTCGCTCCTGGGCCAACACAGACTATTCGCCTGCCCCATGGGGAAATTTCAGAACTGGACAAACAGAACCTTTTCCCACCACCCCTTGGCCTTAATCAATTCAAATCATTTCCTCGGACTCGGCGCGGCTCAGGCGGCCGGCGTCCCCGCGTTCTGTACAGTGAGAGAGGGGCGGTCTCAGTCGGCGGAATCTACCGTGACAG ATCGAAGCAGTGCCTTGGAAATAGAGAAAAAATTAGTAAAGACAGCTTTTCAACCGGTTCAGAGACG ACCGCAGAATCAACTCGATGCGGCAATGGTTTTATCGGCGCTCTCCTCTGCATAG